One genomic region from Streptomyces sp. NBC_00457 encodes:
- a CDS encoding MetQ/NlpA family ABC transporter substrate-binding protein has protein sequence MRNTAKITTAVLAAGALTLGLTACGSDNDTAGADAPLTVAATPTPQGEILTYVKDNLAKKAGLELEVREFTDYVTPDTAVQQGEVDANYFQHQPYLDDFNKENGTDIVAVPDATVHLEPLGVYSQGVKKLTDLAKGATIALPNDTTNEARALKLLETNGVIKLKAGVGYEATPKDIASNPKNLQFKELEAAQLPRSLGDVDAAVINGNYALEADLSPAEDALVAESPKDNPYGNFLAVKKGDEDDPRVRKLAELLTSPEVKKFIQDKYDGAVVAAF, from the coding sequence GTGCGTAACACCGCCAAGATCACCACCGCCGTCCTCGCCGCCGGAGCCCTCACCCTCGGGCTCACAGCTTGCGGCTCGGACAACGACACCGCCGGCGCCGACGCGCCGCTGACGGTCGCCGCCACGCCCACCCCGCAGGGCGAGATCCTCACTTACGTCAAGGACAACCTGGCGAAGAAGGCCGGTCTCGAGCTCGAGGTCAGGGAGTTCACCGACTACGTGACTCCGGACACGGCCGTCCAGCAGGGCGAGGTCGACGCCAACTACTTCCAGCACCAGCCGTACCTGGACGACTTCAACAAGGAGAACGGCACCGACATCGTGGCCGTGCCCGACGCCACGGTGCACCTGGAGCCGCTCGGCGTGTACTCCCAGGGCGTCAAGAAGCTCACGGACCTGGCGAAGGGCGCCACGATCGCCCTGCCGAACGACACCACCAACGAGGCCCGCGCGCTGAAGCTGCTGGAGACCAACGGCGTCATCAAGCTGAAGGCGGGCGTCGGCTACGAGGCGACGCCCAAGGACATCGCCTCGAACCCCAAGAACCTCCAGTTCAAGGAGCTCGAAGCGGCCCAACTGCCGCGCTCCCTAGGCGATGTCGACGCCGCCGTGATCAACGGCAACTACGCCCTGGAGGCCGACCTCAGCCCGGCCGAGGACGCCCTCGTCGCCGAGTCGCCCAAGGACAACCCGTACGGCAACTTCCTCGCCGTGAAGAAGGGCGACGAGGACGACCCGCGCGTGCGGAAGCTGGCCGAACTGCTCACCTCGCCCGAGGTGAAGAAGTTCATCCAGGACAAGTACGACGGCGCGGTCGTGGCCGCCTTCTGA
- a CDS encoding GNAT family N-acetyltransferase, whose protein sequence is MTSTFPDISISTERLVLRPFEAPDIDSLAEMMNDEMVTAWTSAPHPYTRAHARAWVTEQAPAERTDGRGIVFAVTEFLTQRLVGIVHLQNTDWRVRASEIAYVIAPWARGEGYASEAALATAQWLFHDQKFERLELRTAADNTASQQVAQKIGCISEGVLRNAWIARSRTESGDWADVRTDVIVWSLLPEDLAGVGDGGFTELADWN, encoded by the coding sequence ATGACGAGCACCTTCCCCGACATCTCCATCAGCACGGAGCGGTTGGTGCTGCGCCCCTTCGAGGCGCCGGACATCGACTCCCTGGCCGAGATGATGAACGACGAGATGGTCACCGCCTGGACCTCGGCCCCGCACCCCTACACCCGGGCCCACGCACGTGCCTGGGTCACCGAACAGGCCCCCGCCGAGCGCACCGACGGCCGCGGGATCGTCTTCGCGGTCACCGAGTTCCTCACCCAGCGTCTCGTCGGCATCGTGCACCTGCAGAACACCGACTGGCGGGTGCGGGCCAGTGAGATCGCGTACGTCATCGCCCCCTGGGCCCGCGGTGAGGGCTATGCCTCCGAGGCGGCCCTCGCCACCGCCCAGTGGCTGTTCCACGACCAGAAGTTCGAGCGGCTGGAGCTGCGCACCGCCGCCGACAACACCGCCTCCCAGCAGGTCGCCCAGAAGATCGGGTGCATCAGCGAGGGCGTCCTGCGCAACGCCTGGATAGCCCGCAGCAGAACCGAGAGCGGCGACTGGGCCGACGTACGCACCGATGTGATCGTGTGGAGCCTTCTGCCGGAGGACCTCGCGGGCGTCGGCGACGGCGGGTTCACCGAGCTCGCCGACTGGAACTGA
- the cbiE gene encoding precorrin-6y C5,15-methyltransferase (decarboxylating) subunit CbiE: MADRVTVIGWDGSPLTAAARAALGAATLVAGTAHHLAIPEVPHTAERIRLGSVALAARRIARHRGTAVVLADGDPGFFGVVRTLRAPEFGLEVEVVPAVSSVAAAFARAGMPWDDAHVVVAHRRTLRRAVNVCRAHTKVAVLTSPGAGPAELGLLLEGVHRTFVICEELGTDREQVTILTSDKAADHTWRDPNVVIVIGGTAGGAEGGWIAGREPAAGPRGWTLPAAAYGGLMGEGELEPLRAAQLARLGPRVGDLVWDIGCGSGAFAVDSARAGAAVIAVDSALEACARTESAARHHGVQLQVVHGGAPHVLENLPEPDVVRVGGGGAAVVSAVADRRPQRIVTHAATRDAAELVGRDLTEHGYRVECALLQSVELDTRAWTERERSVAFLLSGVLPERAG; this comes from the coding sequence ATGGCCGACCGGGTCACGGTGATCGGCTGGGACGGTTCGCCCCTGACCGCCGCGGCACGCGCGGCCCTGGGCGCCGCCACGCTGGTGGCCGGCACCGCCCACCACCTCGCGATCCCCGAAGTGCCGCACACCGCCGAGCGGATCCGCCTCGGCAGCGTCGCCCTCGCCGCCCGCCGCATCGCCCGACACCGCGGCACCGCGGTGGTGCTCGCCGACGGGGACCCCGGCTTCTTCGGTGTCGTACGGACCCTGCGCGCGCCCGAGTTCGGCCTGGAGGTCGAGGTCGTCCCCGCCGTGTCCTCCGTGGCCGCCGCCTTCGCCCGCGCCGGCATGCCCTGGGACGACGCCCACGTGGTCGTCGCCCACCGGCGCACCCTGCGACGCGCGGTGAATGTGTGCCGCGCCCACACCAAGGTCGCCGTCCTCACCTCACCCGGCGCCGGACCCGCCGAACTCGGCCTGCTTCTCGAAGGCGTCCACCGCACCTTCGTCATCTGCGAGGAACTGGGCACCGACCGCGAGCAGGTCACGATCCTCACCTCCGACAAGGCCGCCGACCACACCTGGCGAGACCCCAATGTGGTCATCGTCATCGGCGGAACTGCCGGCGGAGCCGAGGGCGGCTGGATCGCCGGACGCGAACCGGCCGCCGGGCCGCGCGGCTGGACCCTGCCCGCCGCGGCATACGGCGGACTCATGGGCGAGGGCGAACTGGAACCGCTCCGCGCGGCCCAACTCGCCCGCCTCGGCCCGCGCGTCGGCGACCTCGTGTGGGACATCGGCTGCGGCAGCGGCGCCTTCGCCGTCGACTCCGCCCGGGCAGGCGCCGCCGTCATCGCCGTGGACAGCGCGCTCGAGGCCTGCGCCCGCACCGAGTCCGCCGCCCGCCACCACGGAGTCCAGCTCCAGGTCGTGCACGGCGGCGCCCCGCACGTCCTGGAGAACCTGCCCGAGCCCGACGTCGTCCGGGTCGGCGGCGGGGGAGCGGCCGTGGTCTCCGCGGTCGCCGACCGCCGCCCGCAGCGCATCGTCACCCACGCGGCCACCCGTGACGCCGCCGAACTCGTCGGCCGCGACCTGACCGAACACGGCTACCGGGTCGAGTGCGCCCTGCTGCAGTCCGTCGAACTCGACACGCGGGCCTGGACGGAGCGGGAACGGAGTGTCGCGTTCCTGCTCAGCGGGGTCCTGCCGGAGCGCGCGGGCTGA
- the cobT gene encoding nicotinate-nucleotide--dimethylbenzimidazole phosphoribosyltransferase, translated as MTDTGQVPGEGLPESAGMVEQPGAPAHGAYTYLSETTAEDEDLLLLPGAQGAWGNEVPPPAPEPVVEAVHEPGPHETAGRDSGNVDLSGVRLPTQTPPSAPATTHRRPLHLGPPTPDQSASPVRSLADRGPAGTPAGRPGPYPTGPEYLDVPQPRESAPQGASPWGAPAPGTVQAPVHTEASPAETVVPTAEPMDVAHAAVAAARTAEAEQGVYGVVGGEAAPIADGLEAAEASYGGEAVPGSGGGYGADGGPIPTAPAVPAGGVGPEAGQVSAEAAGSIGEVPGAAPAPEGDAGGPQGGVAQDGAPAAEGGQAAGAESGADAGPVTEGLPLSDAGQVPEDPAVPDAGQVTDGLPVPDAGQVPEGFAVPDAGQVTEGLPVPDAGQVPEGSAVLDAGQLPETAAVPDAGQLPETAAVPDAGQVPENAAVPDAGQVLPEGPAVLDAGQVTEGLPVPDAGQVPEGPAVPDAGQVPEGPAVLDAGQLPETAAVPDAGQMLETAAVPDAGQLPDGSVIPDAGQVAEAPSAPEAESLPGMSVAPDAAQAPTTVTAPDAGLPEAGHLAEVVAPQDAGQNPVAAGSLDAPEVVPTAETPAPEPAHAPDSAAPEPAHASDPAAATTTPAPDPAAPEPAQASDPTAPTTTPAPDPAAATTTHAPNPAVPESVSDPDPALSAPAPHTPESAMPFPAAPEAAQPLPPADVEIPAQDPHEQPVADTHHTQGPQHAAPHMPLVATQPETPEAQGTPMDDAEVSQPLGAEDVTPAELVDEQAQFEEAGAPYQDGDVTGTFPAAGVPEEPMGQFVPVEGSVPTTPHLAPTPPEALHFPADDHHQEPPVVVPAPRDGDAEPMAAEPDLELVQHAEDLDTRAADLEESTAVVAETPESTGPAAPAYEDAEREAVLKVMRERRDIRNGFRSDPIPHEVLLRVLEAAHTAPSVGHSQPWDFVVIRSADTRRTMHELAMRQRDAYAKSLPKGRAKQFKELKIEAILDTPVNIVVTADPTRGGRHTLGRHTQPQMAPYSSALAVENLWLAARAEGLGVGWVSFFDEREMVRTLGLPEHLEVVAYLCVGYVDEFPEEPELLQAGWSKRRPLSWVVHEETYGRRALPGEDPHDLLAETVAQIRPLDAKALGEAWERQKRMTKPPGSLGMLEIISAQLSGLSRQCPPPIPEPAAVAIFAGDHGVHAQGVTPWPQEVTAQMVANFLGGGAVCNAFAGQVGAEVCVVDVGVAADLPATPGLLPRKVRAGTSDMTTGPAMTREEAKQAIEVGIETARDLVAAGNKALLTGEMGIANTTASAALISVFTDTDPAEVTGRGTGINDETLARKTEVVRRAIDVHQPDPADPIGVLAAIGGFEHAAIVGLLLGGASLRTPVILDGVSAGAAALVARAIAPEVLAACIAGHRSAEPGHVAALNKLGLRPLVDLDLRLGEGTGALLALPLVQSTARAMHEVATFDSAGVTEK; from the coding sequence ATGACCGACACCGGCCAGGTCCCGGGCGAGGGGCTGCCGGAGAGCGCAGGCATGGTGGAGCAGCCGGGCGCCCCCGCGCACGGTGCGTACACCTACCTCTCCGAGACCACCGCCGAGGACGAAGACCTGTTGCTGCTGCCGGGCGCCCAGGGCGCGTGGGGCAACGAGGTACCTCCGCCCGCTCCCGAGCCGGTCGTCGAGGCCGTCCATGAGCCGGGCCCGCACGAGACCGCCGGCCGCGACAGCGGCAACGTGGACCTCAGCGGCGTCCGCCTGCCCACGCAGACGCCGCCGTCCGCTCCGGCGACGACTCACCGCCGCCCGCTGCACCTCGGCCCGCCGACCCCCGACCAGTCCGCCAGCCCGGTCCGCTCCCTCGCCGACCGCGGCCCCGCCGGCACCCCCGCCGGCCGGCCGGGCCCGTACCCGACCGGCCCCGAGTACCTCGACGTCCCGCAACCGCGCGAGTCCGCCCCGCAGGGCGCGTCCCCCTGGGGAGCCCCCGCACCGGGCACGGTCCAGGCCCCGGTGCACACCGAGGCATCCCCTGCGGAAACGGTTGTCCCGACAGCCGAGCCGATGGATGTGGCTCACGCCGCCGTGGCAGCTGCGCGGACGGCGGAGGCGGAGCAGGGTGTGTACGGCGTGGTGGGCGGCGAGGCTGCGCCCATCGCGGACGGCCTGGAAGCCGCCGAGGCGTCGTACGGCGGAGAGGCTGTGCCGGGTTCCGGTGGGGGGTACGGGGCGGACGGTGGTCCGATTCCGACAGCGCCGGCGGTCCCGGCGGGCGGGGTTGGGCCAGAGGCCGGGCAGGTGTCCGCGGAGGCTGCCGGCTCGATCGGCGAGGTGCCTGGGGCGGCTCCGGCTCCCGAGGGCGACGCTGGCGGCCCGCAGGGCGGGGTGGCGCAGGATGGTGCGCCCGCAGCGGAGGGCGGTCAGGCCGCCGGAGCCGAGTCCGGAGCTGATGCGGGGCCAGTGACCGAAGGGCTTCCGCTTTCGGATGCCGGGCAGGTGCCGGAAGACCCCGCGGTCCCGGATGCGGGGCAGGTGACCGACGGCCTTCCGGTTCCGGATGCCGGGCAGGTGCCGGAAGGCTTTGCGGTCCCGGATGCGGGGCAGGTGACCGAAGGCCTGCCGGTCCCGGATGCCGGGCAGGTGCCGGAAGGCTCTGCGGTGTTGGATGCGGGGCAGTTGCCTGAGACCGCTGCCGTCCCGGATGCGGGGCAGTTGCCTGAGACCGCTGCCGTCCCGGATGCGGGGCAAGTGCCTGAGAACGCTGCGGTCCCGGATGCGGGGCAGGTGCTGCCTGAAGGTCCTGCGGTGTTGGATGCGGGGCAGGTGACCGAAGGCCTTCCGGTTCCGGATGCCGGGCAAGTGCCGGAAGGCCCCGCGGTCCCGGATGCCGGGCAGGTGCCGGAAGGGCCTGCGGTGTTGGATGCGGGGCAGTTGCCTGAGACCGCTGCGGTCCCCGATGCCGGCCAGATGCTTGAGACCGCCGCGGTCCCCGATGCCGGCCAGTTGCCCGATGGCTCTGTCATCCCGGACGCCGGACAGGTGGCCGAGGCTCCGTCCGCTCCGGAAGCGGAATCGTTGCCCGGCATGAGCGTTGCCCCGGATGCCGCTCAGGCTCCGACGACGGTGACCGCCCCGGACGCCGGGCTCCCCGAGGCCGGGCACCTCGCAGAAGTCGTCGCCCCCCAGGACGCCGGTCAGAACCCCGTTGCCGCAGGCTCGCTGGACGCCCCCGAGGTTGTACCCACCGCGGAAACACCCGCACCGGAGCCCGCGCACGCTCCCGACTCGGCCGCACCGGAGCCGGCACACGCCTCCGACCCGGCCGCCGCCACGACCACTCCCGCCCCCGACCCGGCCGCCCCGGAGCCCGCACAGGCCTCCGATCCGACCGCTCCCACGACCACTCCCGCCCCCGACCCGGCCGCCGCCACAACCACGCACGCCCCCAACCCGGCCGTACCCGAATCCGTGTCGGATCCTGACCCGGCCCTGTCCGCTCCCGCGCCGCACACCCCCGAATCCGCCATGCCCTTCCCGGCGGCCCCGGAGGCGGCACAGCCCCTCCCGCCCGCCGACGTGGAGATCCCCGCGCAGGATCCGCACGAGCAGCCGGTCGCTGACACACATCACACGCAGGGCCCGCAGCACGCGGCACCGCACATGCCCCTCGTCGCCACGCAGCCGGAGACGCCGGAGGCCCAGGGCACGCCGATGGATGACGCGGAGGTGTCTCAGCCGCTCGGCGCCGAGGACGTGACCCCGGCTGAACTCGTCGACGAACAGGCGCAGTTCGAGGAAGCCGGCGCCCCCTACCAGGACGGCGATGTCACGGGCACCTTCCCGGCCGCCGGTGTGCCGGAGGAGCCGATGGGCCAGTTCGTCCCGGTGGAGGGGTCCGTGCCGACGACCCCGCACCTCGCGCCGACGCCCCCGGAGGCCCTCCACTTCCCGGCGGACGACCACCACCAGGAACCCCCGGTCGTCGTCCCCGCCCCGCGGGACGGCGACGCCGAGCCCATGGCTGCGGAGCCAGACCTCGAACTCGTACAGCATGCGGAGGACCTGGACACCCGGGCCGCCGACCTTGAAGAAAGCACGGCCGTAGTGGCAGAAACCCCCGAGTCCACCGGCCCGGCCGCGCCCGCCTATGAAGACGCCGAGCGCGAGGCCGTCCTCAAGGTCATGCGGGAACGCCGCGACATCCGCAACGGCTTCCGCAGTGACCCCATCCCGCACGAGGTGCTGCTCCGTGTCCTGGAGGCGGCGCACACCGCCCCGTCCGTGGGCCACTCGCAGCCCTGGGACTTCGTGGTCATCCGCTCCGCCGACACCCGGCGCACGATGCACGAACTGGCCATGCGCCAGCGCGACGCGTACGCGAAGTCGCTGCCCAAGGGCCGGGCGAAGCAGTTCAAGGAACTGAAGATCGAGGCCATCCTCGACACCCCGGTGAACATCGTCGTCACCGCCGACCCGACCCGCGGCGGCCGGCACACCCTCGGCCGCCACACGCAGCCGCAGATGGCGCCGTACTCCTCCGCGCTCGCGGTCGAGAACCTCTGGCTCGCCGCCCGCGCCGAAGGCCTCGGCGTCGGCTGGGTCAGCTTCTTCGACGAGCGTGAGATGGTCCGCACCCTCGGCCTGCCCGAGCACCTCGAAGTCGTCGCCTACCTCTGCGTGGGCTACGTCGACGAGTTCCCCGAGGAGCCCGAGCTGCTGCAGGCGGGCTGGTCCAAGCGCCGCCCGCTGTCCTGGGTCGTGCACGAGGAGACGTACGGCCGCCGCGCCCTGCCCGGCGAGGACCCGCACGACCTCCTCGCCGAGACCGTCGCCCAGATCCGCCCGCTCGACGCCAAGGCGCTCGGCGAGGCCTGGGAGCGGCAGAAGCGGATGACGAAGCCGCCCGGTTCGCTCGGCATGCTGGAGATCATCTCCGCGCAGCTCTCCGGCCTGTCCCGCCAGTGCCCGCCGCCGATCCCGGAACCCGCCGCGGTGGCGATCTTCGCCGGCGACCACGGTGTGCACGCGCAAGGAGTCACCCCCTGGCCCCAGGAGGTGACGGCCCAGATGGTCGCCAACTTCCTCGGCGGCGGCGCGGTCTGCAACGCCTTCGCCGGCCAGGTGGGCGCCGAGGTCTGCGTCGTGGACGTGGGCGTGGCAGCCGACCTCCCCGCCACGCCGGGCCTGCTGCCCCGCAAGGTCCGCGCCGGTACGTCCGACATGACCACCGGCCCCGCGATGACCCGCGAGGAGGCCAAGCAGGCCATCGAGGTCGGCATCGAGACGGCCCGCGACCTGGTGGCGGCCGGCAACAAGGCGCTCCTCACGGGCGAGATGGGCATCGCGAACACGACGGCATCGGCAGCCCTGATCTCGGTGTTCACGGACACGGACCCCGCCGAGGTCACGGGTCGCGGCACCGGCATCAACGACGAAACCCTGGCCCGCAAGACCGAGGTCGTCCGCCGCGCCATCGACGTCCACCAGCCGGACCCGGCCGACCCCATCGGCGTACTCGCCGCGATCGGCGGCTTCGAGCACGCGGCGATCGTGGGCCTCCTGCTGGGCGGCGCGTCCCTCCGCACGCCGGTCATCCTCGACGGCGTCAGCGCCGGCGCCGCCGCCCTGGTCGCCCGCGCCATCGCCCCCGAGGTCCTGGCCGCCTGCATCGCCGGCCACCGCAGCGCCGAACCCGGCCACGTAGCCGCCTTGAACAAGCTGGGCCTCCGCCCCCTGGTCGACCTCGACCTCCGCCTCGGCGAGGGCACAGGCGCACTCCTCGCCCTGCCGCTGGTCCAGAGCACGGCGAGAGCGATGCACGAGGTGGCGACGTTCGACTCGGCGGGGGTAACTGAGAAGTAG
- the cobA gene encoding uroporphyrinogen-III C-methyltransferase — translation MAEHPAYPVGLRLTGRRVVVLGGGQVAQRRLPALIAAGADIVLVSPEATPSVEAMADAGEITWHKRPYAEGDLADAWYALIATSDHEANHLASSEAERHRVWCVRSDDADAATAWTPATGHSEGVTVAVLTTEARGRDPRHTAAIRDAVVEGLRDGTLVAPHHRTRTPGVALVGGGPGDPDLITVRGRRLLAEADVVITDHLGPRDLLAELPPSVEVIDAAKLPYGRFMAQEAINNALIEHAKAGKSVVRLKGGDPFVYGRGMEEVQALAEAGVPCTVVPGISSSISVPGAAGIPVTHRGVAHEFTVVSGHIAPDDERSLVDWPSVARLTGTLVILMGVATIGKVAETLIAHGKSPDTPVALIQEGTTAGQRRVDATLATAGETVLSHEVKPPAVIVIGEVVNVGPHTPA, via the coding sequence ATGGCCGAACACCCCGCCTACCCCGTAGGCCTCCGCCTCACCGGCCGCCGGGTCGTCGTCCTCGGCGGCGGCCAGGTCGCCCAGCGCCGCCTCCCGGCACTCATCGCGGCGGGCGCCGACATCGTGCTCGTATCACCCGAGGCGACCCCGTCAGTGGAAGCCATGGCAGACGCGGGCGAGATCACCTGGCACAAGCGCCCGTACGCCGAAGGCGACCTCGCCGACGCGTGGTACGCCCTCATCGCCACCAGCGACCACGAGGCGAACCACCTCGCCTCGTCCGAAGCGGAGCGCCACCGTGTCTGGTGCGTACGCTCGGACGACGCCGACGCGGCCACCGCCTGGACCCCCGCCACCGGCCACAGCGAAGGCGTCACGGTCGCCGTCCTCACGACCGAGGCACGCGGCCGCGACCCCCGCCACACCGCCGCCATCCGTGACGCGGTCGTCGAGGGCCTCCGCGACGGCACCCTCGTCGCCCCCCACCACCGCACCCGCACGCCCGGCGTCGCCCTGGTGGGCGGCGGCCCCGGCGACCCGGATCTGATCACGGTCCGCGGACGCCGCCTGCTCGCCGAGGCCGACGTGGTCATCACCGATCACCTGGGCCCGCGCGACCTGCTCGCGGAGCTCCCCCCGAGCGTCGAGGTGATCGACGCGGCGAAGCTGCCGTACGGCCGGTTCATGGCCCAGGAGGCCATCAACAACGCGCTGATCGAGCATGCCAAGGCGGGCAAGTCGGTCGTACGTCTCAAGGGCGGCGACCCCTTCGTCTACGGCCGCGGCATGGAGGAGGTCCAGGCGCTGGCCGAGGCCGGCGTCCCGTGCACGGTCGTGCCCGGCATCTCCAGCTCGATCTCGGTCCCGGGCGCGGCCGGCATCCCGGTCACCCACCGCGGTGTCGCCCACGAGTTCACCGTGGTCAGCGGTCACATCGCCCCCGACGACGAGCGCTCCCTGGTCGACTGGCCGTCCGTCGCCCGGCTCACCGGCACGCTGGTGATCCTCATGGGCGTCGCCACGATCGGGAAGGTCGCCGAGACGCTCATCGCCCACGGCAAGTCCCCGGACACGCCGGTCGCCCTGATCCAGGAGGGCACGACAGCGGGCCAGCGCCGGGTCGACGCGACCCTCGCCACGGCCGGCGAGACGGTGCTCAGCCACGAGGTGAAGCCGCCGGCGGTGATCGTCATCGGCGAGGTCGTGAACGTAGGCCCGCACACGCCCGCGTAA